From the Bacillus tuaregi genome, one window contains:
- a CDS encoding ABC transporter substrate-binding protein: MRRKKILGRLLIIALSIIIILSGCGKTDSNQAVQKNKQEELVLAVGGEPDAGFDPTTGWGRYGSPLFQSTLLKRDDQLNIVNDAALGYEVSEDGKVWTVSLRKDVKFSDGKPLTSADVQFTFETALNNGSAIDLTNLEKIEASDDYTLKFFLTKPQSTFINHLVSTGIVPQHAYGEDYSEHPIGSGPYVLVQWDKGQQLIVKANPEYYDKKPNFQKVTFLFLSEDAAFAAAKAGNVDVAAIPAAFSKQPVSGMNLKAVKTVDNRGIVFPYVKSGGKTEDGRPIGNDVTADAAIRQAINLGVSRAALIDGVLEGYGTPAYTSVDGLPWWNAETVLKDGDMDGAQKLLKEAGWKDTNHDGILDKGDLKAEFTLYYPAGDNIRQSLSITVADMIKPLGINIKVEGESWDTIEKHMYSNAVLMGWGSQDPHELYNVYSSSYAGVEYYNTGYYQNTVVDEYFEKAMTALDEAEANKYWKLAQWDGMTGLSAKGDAPWAWLVNIDHLYLVKNGLDIGVQRIHPHGHGWPVTNNLEEWKWNE; the protein is encoded by the coding sequence ATGCGAAGGAAGAAAATTTTGGGACGTCTGCTCATTATTGCTTTAAGCATCATCATTATTTTATCAGGCTGCGGGAAAACGGATTCTAATCAAGCTGTACAAAAGAATAAGCAGGAAGAGCTTGTGCTGGCAGTAGGGGGAGAGCCGGATGCAGGCTTTGATCCGACGACAGGCTGGGGACGATACGGCTCTCCGTTGTTTCAAAGCACGCTTCTTAAACGGGACGACCAGTTGAATATTGTAAATGATGCAGCATTGGGCTACGAGGTAAGTGAGGATGGAAAGGTTTGGACCGTTTCACTTCGAAAAGATGTAAAATTTTCAGACGGTAAACCATTAACCTCTGCAGATGTTCAGTTTACCTTTGAAACAGCATTAAATAATGGATCTGCTATTGATTTAACTAATTTAGAAAAAATAGAAGCTAGCGATGATTATACATTAAAATTTTTTCTGACAAAACCACAATCAACCTTTATTAATCATTTAGTTTCCACTGGAATTGTCCCACAGCATGCCTATGGCGAGGACTATTCAGAACATCCAATTGGTTCTGGTCCATATGTTTTAGTTCAGTGGGACAAGGGACAGCAGCTGATTGTCAAAGCCAATCCGGAATATTATGATAAGAAGCCTAATTTCCAAAAGGTGACGTTTCTTTTTCTAAGTGAGGATGCAGCTTTTGCAGCTGCTAAGGCTGGCAATGTGGATGTGGCTGCCATTCCGGCAGCATTTAGTAAACAGCCTGTGTCAGGCATGAATCTAAAAGCTGTGAAAACAGTGGATAATCGTGGTATTGTATTTCCCTATGTAAAATCAGGTGGGAAAACAGAGGATGGCCGGCCGATTGGGAATGATGTGACGGCAGATGCAGCCATTCGTCAGGCTATTAATCTGGGAGTTTCCCGCGCTGCTTTGATAGATGGTGTGTTGGAAGGCTACGGCACTCCAGCCTATACATCTGTTGATGGTTTACCATGGTGGAATGCTGAAACTGTGTTGAAGGACGGGGACATGGATGGAGCGCAGAAGCTTCTAAAAGAAGCAGGCTGGAAGGATACAAACCATGATGGCATTCTCGATAAAGGGGATTTGAAGGCAGAGTTCACTTTATATTATCCAGCCGGTGATAATATTCGCCAATCCCTTTCAATCACAGTTGCAGACATGATTAAACCGCTTGGTATTAACATCAAGGTAGAAGGAGAAAGCTGGGATACAATTGAGAAGCACATGTATTCCAACGCAGTTCTCATGGGCTGGGGGAGCCAGGACCCTCATGAGCTATACAACGTCTATAGCAGCTCTTATGCCGGTGTGGAGTACTACAACACTGGTTACTATCAAAATACGGTAGTCGATGAATACTTTGAAAAAGCAATGACTGCTCTTGATGAGGCGGAAGCCAATAAGTATTGGAAGCTTGCGCAGTGGGATGGGATGACAGGTCTAAGTGCCAAAGGTGATGCACCTTGGGCATGGTTAGTGAATATTGATCATTTATATTTAGTGAAGAACGGACTTGACATTGGTGTGCAAAGAATCCATCCGCATGGTCATGGCTGGCCAGTGACAAATAATTTAGAAGAATGGAAATGGAATGAGTAG
- a CDS encoding MFS transporter yields MQKQQNNKFTLAILLNIIFLTFLGISLVIPVMPTIMNELYISGTVVGYLVAAFALAQLLVSPIAGRWVDQFGRKIMIIIGLLFFSLSEYLFGIGKVVEVLFFSRILGGISAAFIMPAVTAYIADITTIQKRPKALGYMSAAISTGFIAGPGIGGFLGEISVRLPFFCAAGFALFAAILSVITLREPERNPENIGIDEQKTGVLRIFAPMYFISFMIILIFSFGLASFESLFSLFADHKFGFTPKDIAIMIMGGAIVGAITQIALFDRLTMWLGDIRFIRYCLILSTALVFLMTLVTSYAAILLVTFTVFVGFDMVRPAVTNYLSKIAGNEQGFVGGMNSMFTSLGNVFGPIVGGILFDIDLNYPFYFSTIVLSIGIGLTLVWKMPGQRKVKVSGL; encoded by the coding sequence ATGCAAAAACAACAAAACAACAAATTTACCCTTGCAATATTATTAAATATTATTTTCCTTACTTTTTTAGGAATCAGTCTTGTCATTCCCGTTATGCCTACAATTATGAATGAATTATATATTTCCGGTACAGTTGTCGGGTATTTAGTGGCCGCTTTTGCCTTAGCACAGCTACTCGTTTCCCCAATAGCTGGACGTTGGGTAGATCAATTTGGCCGTAAAATCATGATAATCATCGGTCTTCTCTTCTTTAGTCTTTCGGAGTATTTATTTGGGATTGGCAAAGTTGTCGAGGTTTTATTTTTTTCACGTATACTTGGCGGAATTAGCGCTGCCTTTATTATGCCGGCAGTCACTGCCTATATTGCTGATATTACAACCATACAAAAGCGTCCGAAAGCATTAGGTTATATGTCTGCCGCCATATCAACTGGATTCATCGCCGGTCCGGGGATTGGGGGTTTCTTAGGAGAAATAAGTGTTCGCTTACCTTTTTTCTGCGCAGCAGGATTTGCCTTATTTGCAGCTATCCTATCCGTTATTACACTACGCGAGCCTGAAAGAAATCCTGAAAATATCGGGATTGACGAACAAAAAACTGGGGTATTGAGAATTTTTGCTCCAATGTATTTTATTTCTTTTATGATCATCTTAATTTTTTCATTTGGTCTAGCATCGTTTGAGTCCCTTTTTTCTTTATTTGCAGACCATAAATTTGGATTCACCCCCAAAGATATCGCCATTATGATAATGGGTGGCGCCATTGTTGGTGCGATTACACAAATTGCCTTGTTTGACCGTTTAACCATGTGGTTAGGCGACATTCGGTTTATCCGATATTGCTTAATTCTATCCACAGCATTGGTCTTTTTGATGACCCTTGTTACCTCTTACGCCGCCATCCTCCTGGTTACTTTTACGGTGTTTGTTGGCTTCGATATGGTACGCCCGGCAGTTACGAACTATTTATCTAAAATTGCCGGAAATGAACAGGGCTTTGTCGGCGGGATGAATTCGATGTTTACCAGTCTAGGAAATGTTTTCGGTCCTATTGTCGGTGGAATTTTATTTGATATTGATCTAAACTATCCATTTTATTTTTCTACAATTGTGTTAAGCATTGGTATTGGGCTGACACTTGTATGGAAAATGCCTGGGCAAAGGAAAGTCAAGGTTTCCGGTCTATAA
- a CDS encoding GntR family transcriptional regulator: protein MADLVYKQVIDDLKEKIFAGKFSDLKLPDERSLSELYQVSRSSIKRALTKMANDGIVFKKRGSGTFINPLYLKNESIFSYEGTNLGITDNFHMNGKSPKIRVLKFEVIPPTEELQRDLFLQPYDFVYKIVRLRLFEEEPFMIETGYIPIKIVQNLNQKIIEGSIFHYLEEAHNMAVTKSFLSIYAEPSTENDQELLHLKEHEPVGIMEGIFFLDNGTPFEFSQMRFHYKYMKFNTIVSVD, encoded by the coding sequence ATGGCAGATTTAGTTTATAAGCAGGTTATTGATGACCTAAAAGAGAAAATTTTTGCAGGAAAATTTTCAGATTTGAAATTGCCGGATGAACGCAGCCTAAGTGAATTATATCAGGTAAGCCGAAGTTCCATTAAACGAGCCTTAACAAAAATGGCTAATGACGGTATTGTTTTCAAAAAACGAGGGTCAGGAACGTTTATTAATCCTTTATACTTGAAAAATGAATCCATTTTCAGCTATGAAGGTACAAATTTAGGGATCACTGATAATTTCCATATGAATGGAAAGAGCCCAAAGATTAGAGTTTTGAAATTTGAAGTGATACCGCCTACAGAAGAGTTACAACGTGATTTATTTCTTCAGCCTTATGATTTTGTCTATAAAATCGTTCGTTTACGACTGTTTGAAGAAGAACCATTCATGATTGAAACCGGCTATATTCCTATAAAGATTGTCCAAAATTTAAATCAAAAAATTATTGAGGGATCCATATTTCATTACCTTGAAGAGGCTCATAATATGGCTGTAACGAAATCATTTTTATCAATCTATGCAGAGCCTTCTACTGAAAATGACCAGGAGCTACTGCATTTAAAAGAACATGAGCCTGTTGGAATTATGGAGGGTATCTTTTTTCTTGATAACGGAACACCATTTGAATTTTCGCAAATGCGATTCCACTATAAGTATATGAAATTCAATACAATTGTATCTGTCGATTAA
- the nikR gene encoding nickel-responsive transcriptional regulator NikR, whose product MTDSTLKRFGVSMEGSLLKKFDQLIQLRGYENRSEAVRDLVRDALIQESWENSEETVAGSILLFYNHHQRNLQDEMMKIQHEMHDYILATTHFHLNHDSCLELIVVKGKVKDIQQLSHKITSLKGVEYGKFTVAPVKQI is encoded by the coding sequence ATGACTGATTCGACATTAAAGCGGTTTGGTGTATCAATGGAAGGGAGTCTATTAAAAAAATTCGACCAATTAATCCAACTTAGAGGCTATGAAAATCGCTCCGAAGCGGTTCGGGACCTTGTTCGTGATGCCCTTATTCAAGAATCCTGGGAAAATAGTGAGGAAACAGTTGCGGGTAGTATATTGCTTTTTTATAACCACCATCAACGGAATCTACAGGATGAAATGATGAAAATTCAGCATGAAATGCACGATTATATTCTGGCTACCACCCATTTTCATCTGAACCATGACAGCTGTCTAGAATTGATAGTGGTAAAAGGAAAAGTGAAAGATATTCAACAGCTAAGCCATAAGATAACTAGTTTAAAGGGTGTTGAATATGGAAAATTCACGGTTGCTCCAGTAAAACAAATATAG
- a CDS encoding glycoside hydrolase family 43 protein, protein MTKMVIPNEPLVDHIYTADPSAHVFEGKIYVYPSHDLEHDEPSNDNGDQYKMEDYHILSLDNFNSPCVDHGEALHVKDVPWASTQMWAPDCAYSNNKYYLYFPARDYDGIFRIGVATSKSPSGPFKPEENYIPGSYSIDPAVFIDDDGKAYMYFGGLWGGQLEKWQTGTFVSDAEGPAADEPALGPLAAELNDDMMTFKDHPKEISILDENGKPLLAGDEERRFFEAAWVHKYNGKYYFSYSTGSTHFIVYAVGDSPTGPFVYKGKVLEPVIGWTNHHSIVQFEDKWYLFYHDCSLSGGIDHKRSVKFTELKHNEDGTIQTIDPYRDSNNK, encoded by the coding sequence ATGACTAAAATGGTAATACCGAACGAGCCTTTAGTAGATCATATCTATACAGCAGATCCCTCTGCGCATGTATTTGAAGGTAAAATATATGTTTATCCTTCCCATGATCTTGAACACGATGAACCATCTAATGATAATGGTGACCAATATAAAATGGAGGATTATCATATTTTGTCTCTCGACAATTTCAATTCTCCATGTGTTGACCATGGCGAAGCCCTTCATGTAAAAGATGTTCCTTGGGCAAGTACACAAATGTGGGCACCGGACTGCGCTTACAGTAATAATAAATACTATTTATATTTTCCAGCAAGAGATTATGATGGAATCTTCAGGATTGGTGTCGCAACTAGTAAAAGTCCCTCCGGACCTTTTAAGCCGGAGGAAAATTACATTCCGGGTAGCTATAGCATTGACCCTGCCGTATTCATAGATGACGATGGAAAAGCTTATATGTATTTTGGAGGGCTTTGGGGAGGACAGCTGGAAAAATGGCAAACAGGTACGTTTGTTTCTGATGCAGAAGGTCCTGCTGCAGACGAACCAGCTCTAGGGCCACTGGCAGCTGAATTAAATGACGATATGATGACATTTAAAGATCACCCTAAGGAGATATCCATCCTTGATGAAAATGGCAAGCCCCTTCTTGCCGGCGATGAGGAGAGAAGGTTTTTTGAGGCTGCTTGGGTTCATAAATATAACGGAAAGTATTACTTTTCTTACTCTACTGGATCAACCCATTTTATTGTCTATGCAGTAGGTGATAGTCCAACAGGTCCATTTGTTTACAAAGGTAAAGTTTTAGAACCAGTTATTGGCTGGACAAACCATCATTCCATTGTTCAATTTGAGGACAAATGGTATTTATTTTATCATGATTGCTCCTTATCCGGAGGGATTGATCATAAGCGCAGTGTAAAATTTACAGAACTTAAACATAACGAGGATGGAACCATTCAAACAATTGATCCATATCGAGATTCGAATAACAAATAA
- a CDS encoding glycoside hydrolase family 43 protein has translation MTKIQNPVLRGFNPDPSMCRAGDDYYIAVSTFEWFPGVLIHHSKDLVNWQLVARPLNRVSQLNMKGNPNSGGIWAPALSYADGKFWLIYTDVKVTDGAWKDCHNYLVTCDTVDGDWSEPIRLNGSGFDASLFHDTDGRKYLVNMLWDPRSYNHPFAGIVMQEYSHEEKRLIGKPQVIFKGTDIMLTEAPHLYHIGDYYYLLTAEGGTRYEHASTLARSKNIEGPYELHPENPILSSWHDPRNPLQKCGHASIVQTHTDEWYIAHLTGRPLPHEGQPVRDNRGYCPLGRETAIQKLEWRDGWPYVVGGREGSLEVEGPQMEEVKWERNYEEFDHFDNPSLNIHFQSLRIPLTDDIMSLTDRPGHLRLYGKESLTSTFTQALVARRWQAYNFDAGTSVSFRPDTFQQAAGLVCYYNTENWTSIQVTWHEEKGRIIDIVRSDNFAFSHPIQGSEIEVPEAVENVHFKVMVREHFYQFSYSFDGKEWNDLPVKFHSYKLSDDYIRGGGFFTGAFVGMHCQDVSGMDKPADFDYFMYKEI, from the coding sequence ATGACAAAAATTCAAAATCCAGTCTTAAGAGGTTTTAATCCTGATCCAAGTATGTGCCGTGCAGGGGATGATTACTATATTGCCGTTTCTACCTTCGAATGGTTTCCAGGTGTATTAATTCATCACTCTAAGGACTTGGTCAATTGGCAGCTTGTGGCACGCCCATTAAATCGCGTATCACAGTTAAATATGAAGGGAAATCCAAATTCGGGCGGAATTTGGGCTCCCGCTTTAAGTTATGCAGACGGAAAGTTTTGGCTTATTTACACAGATGTTAAAGTAACAGATGGTGCTTGGAAGGACTGTCATAACTATTTAGTGACTTGTGACACAGTGGATGGAGACTGGAGCGAGCCGATACGATTAAATGGCTCTGGGTTTGATGCTTCCTTATTCCATGACACTGATGGAAGAAAATATTTAGTGAATATGCTGTGGGACCCAAGAAGCTATAACCATCCATTTGCTGGGATTGTTATGCAGGAGTATTCTCATGAAGAAAAACGTTTAATTGGTAAACCACAAGTCATTTTTAAAGGTACAGACATTATGCTAACTGAAGCACCGCACTTGTACCATATCGGAGATTATTATTATTTATTAACTGCAGAGGGGGGCACTCGATATGAGCATGCTTCTACTTTAGCAAGATCAAAGAATATTGAAGGTCCATATGAGCTTCATCCGGAAAATCCGATTCTCTCATCATGGCATGATCCAAGAAATCCATTACAGAAATGCGGCCATGCTTCCATTGTTCAAACGCATACGGATGAATGGTATATCGCTCACTTAACAGGCAGACCACTGCCGCATGAAGGACAGCCAGTACGTGATAATAGAGGCTATTGTCCATTAGGAAGAGAAACGGCGATTCAAAAATTGGAATGGAGAGATGGCTGGCCGTATGTAGTGGGTGGAAGAGAGGGTTCGCTAGAGGTTGAAGGGCCTCAAATGGAAGAAGTGAAGTGGGAGCGTAATTATGAAGAGTTCGATCATTTTGACAATCCAAGTTTAAATATTCACTTCCAGTCCTTACGAATTCCATTAACAGACGATATCATGTCATTAACAGATCGTCCAGGACATTTACGTCTTTATGGAAAAGAGTCTTTAACATCAACCTTTACACAGGCATTAGTGGCAAGACGCTGGCAAGCCTACAACTTTGATGCAGGTACAAGTGTATCGTTCAGACCTGACACGTTCCAGCAGGCTGCAGGATTAGTATGCTATTACAATACTGAGAATTGGACATCTATTCAAGTCACTTGGCATGAAGAGAAGGGTCGAATCATTGACATTGTTCGTAGCGATAATTTTGCCTTTTCGCATCCGATTCAAGGTTCAGAAATTGAAGTGCCTGAAGCTGTTGAAAATGTACATTTTAAAGTGATGGTTCGTGAGCATTTCTATCAATTCTCATATTCCTTCGATGGAAAGGAGTGGAATGATCTTCCTGTGAAATTCCATTCCTACAAACTATCTGATGATTACATTCGTGGTGGCGGATTCTTTACAGGAGCATTCGTAGGAATGCATTGTCAAGATGTAAGCGGCATGGACAAACCAGCTGACTTTGATTATTTTATGTATAAGGAAATTTAA
- a CDS encoding phosphoketolase family protein gives MKVMTKQVDYSSKTYLEKLDAYWRATNFISVGQLYLKDNPLLREPIKASDVKVKPIGHWGTISGQNFIYAHLNRVINKYDLNMFYIEGPGHGGQVMVSNSYLDGSYSEIYPNISQDIEGMKKLYKQFSFPGGVASHAAPETPGSIHEGGELGYSLSHAAGAVLDNPDLIAATVIGDGEAETGPLAASWFINRFINPITDGVVLPILDLNGFKISNPTILSRQTNAELTLYFEGMGWEPFFVEGDQPEAMHVEMAKAMDAIIERITAIKNNARENNDSTRPVWPMLIFRQPKGWTGPKEWAGVPVEDSFRAHQVPVPVDQNHMEHIDALVEWLMSYKPEELFEENGRLKPEIAEITPKGNKRMAMNPVTNAGSLIKDLRLPDFREYALDNSERGKVIAQDMAVLGKYMRDVILINEENRNFRIFGPDETMSNRLGPVFEVTKRQWVEKTIEPYDEFLAPYGRVIDSQLSEHQAEGMLEGYVLTGRHGFFASYEAFLRVVDSMLTQHFKWLRKATEQAWRTDIPSLNVVATSTVFQQDHNGYTHQDPGLLGHLADKKPEFIREYLPADANSLLAVFDKVLNDRQKINLIVSSKHPRPQWFSADEAQELVDKGLKIIDWASTDHDGEPDIVFASAGTEPTIESLAAISILHEKLPELKIRYINVLDLLRLRSQKLDPRGLSDEEFDGFFTKDKPVIFAFHGYEGLIKDLFFERRNHNLHVHGYRENGDITTPFDMRVLNQMDRFDLVKEAALNLPNADKYSHIVTEMENMVEKHNQFIREEGTDLPEVENWVWKDMK, from the coding sequence ATGAAAGTGATGACAAAGCAGGTTGATTACTCGTCTAAAACATATTTAGAAAAGCTTGATGCTTATTGGCGTGCAACAAACTTTATCTCGGTTGGTCAATTATATTTAAAGGACAATCCATTATTAAGAGAACCAATTAAGGCATCAGACGTAAAGGTAAAACCAATTGGACATTGGGGCACAATCTCTGGTCAAAACTTTATTTATGCTCATTTAAACCGCGTAATTAATAAATATGATTTGAATATGTTCTACATAGAAGGTCCTGGACATGGCGGGCAGGTTATGGTTTCAAATTCGTATCTTGATGGAAGCTATAGTGAAATTTACCCGAATATTAGTCAGGATATTGAGGGGATGAAGAAATTATACAAACAATTCTCATTCCCTGGAGGAGTTGCTTCCCATGCAGCACCTGAAACACCTGGATCTATCCATGAAGGTGGAGAATTAGGTTATTCTTTATCACATGCAGCTGGGGCTGTTCTTGATAATCCAGATTTAATTGCGGCAACCGTTATTGGAGATGGAGAGGCAGAAACAGGTCCATTAGCAGCATCATGGTTTATAAATCGGTTTATTAACCCGATTACTGACGGTGTAGTATTGCCAATCTTAGATTTAAATGGATTTAAAATCAGTAATCCAACGATCCTATCTCGTCAAACGAATGCAGAATTAACCTTATATTTTGAGGGAATGGGCTGGGAGCCATTCTTTGTTGAAGGTGATCAACCTGAAGCAATGCACGTAGAAATGGCAAAAGCAATGGATGCAATCATCGAAAGAATTACCGCTATTAAAAATAATGCTCGTGAAAACAACGATTCGACTCGCCCAGTATGGCCAATGCTAATCTTCCGTCAGCCAAAGGGCTGGACAGGTCCTAAGGAATGGGCTGGTGTTCCTGTTGAAGATTCATTCCGTGCTCATCAGGTTCCAGTACCAGTTGACCAAAATCATATGGAGCATATCGACGCGTTAGTTGAATGGTTAATGAGTTACAAGCCAGAGGAATTATTTGAAGAGAACGGCCGTCTAAAGCCTGAAATAGCAGAAATCACTCCAAAGGGCAACAAGCGGATGGCTATGAATCCTGTAACAAACGCTGGAAGTCTGATTAAGGACCTACGGTTACCGGATTTCCGTGAATATGCACTGGATAATTCTGAGCGTGGAAAAGTAATCGCCCAGGATATGGCTGTATTAGGTAAATATATGAGAGATGTTATTCTTATAAATGAAGAAAATCGTAACTTTAGAATTTTTGGCCCTGATGAAACGATGTCCAACCGTTTAGGACCCGTTTTTGAAGTGACAAAACGCCAGTGGGTAGAGAAGACGATAGAACCATATGATGAGTTCTTAGCTCCTTATGGTCGTGTCATTGATTCCCAACTATCTGAGCATCAAGCAGAAGGAATGCTAGAGGGTTATGTATTAACGGGTCGCCATGGTTTCTTTGCCAGCTATGAGGCATTCTTACGCGTAGTTGATTCTATGCTGACACAGCACTTTAAGTGGTTAAGAAAAGCAACAGAGCAAGCATGGCGTACAGACATTCCATCACTAAATGTAGTAGCCACTTCAACTGTTTTCCAACAGGATCATAATGGCTATACACACCAGGATCCAGGTTTATTAGGTCACTTAGCTGATAAAAAACCAGAATTCATCCGTGAATATTTACCAGCTGATGCAAACTCATTGCTGGCTGTGTTTGACAAGGTGCTTAATGACCGTCAAAAGATTAATTTGATTGTGTCATCTAAACATCCACGTCCACAATGGTTCTCTGCTGATGAAGCACAGGAATTGGTGGATAAAGGCCTGAAGATTATTGACTGGGCAAGCACGGACCATGATGGTGAACCAGACATTGTCTTCGCTTCAGCAGGTACTGAACCAACCATCGAAAGCTTAGCGGCCATCTCTATCCTGCACGAAAAGCTGCCTGAACTAAAGATACGTTATATTAACGTTCTTGACCTATTAAGATTGAGAAGTCAAAAGCTAGACCCACGCGGTTTATCAGATGAGGAGTTTGATGGATTCTTTACAAAGGACAAGCCAGTTATCTTTGCTTTCCATGGTTATGAAGGTCTTATCAAAGATTTATTCTTTGAACGCCGCAACCATAACTTACACGTACATGGTTATCGTGAAAACGGAGATATTACTACACCGTTTGATATGCGTGTTCTAAATCAAATGGACCGATTTGATCTTGTCAAGGAAGCCGCTCTAAACTTACCAAATGCCGATAAGTACTCACATATTGTCACTGAAATGGAGAATATGGTTGAAAAACACAATCAATTCATCCGTGAGGAAGGCACTGATTTACCAGAAGTAGAGAACTGGGTTTGGAAAGACATGAAATAA
- a CDS encoding ABC transporter substrate-binding protein produces MRKLLLILPVIVLLLITACGDRTENKVSQPSTTKEYTKLEKVQILLATKSTAMFYAFVAREKGFFEDEGLDVELVSNNGGASVVEQLGSETADIGIVAVASLFQAWNNGMDIQVVYQINSTNLFDFLVPKHSNITDISQLNGKAVGVTDPGGAEVPMVRAILSGAGLEADQDVMIRAIGNDAETISAAFENGEIDAFSGGAHDLIALKATDFKSKSLLPREYKTLPSTAIIANGKIIKERPELIERISRAVARGVDYSINNRHVAYDIMSTAFPEEYTVEHVGKMTLDTFINLSTPIESEKGYGYIYHESWEKLIEQFSIGENPVVTNNIDLNKYLNSSFLEKANQFE; encoded by the coding sequence ATGAGGAAACTGTTATTGATTTTACCAGTAATTGTATTATTGCTCATTACAGCTTGCGGAGATCGTACGGAAAATAAGGTAAGTCAACCGTCTACAACCAAAGAATACACCAAATTAGAGAAGGTTCAGATATTATTAGCAACAAAAAGTACTGCTATGTTCTATGCATTTGTTGCTCGTGAGAAAGGTTTTTTTGAAGACGAAGGTCTTGATGTAGAATTGGTTTCAAATAATGGTGGGGCTTCAGTAGTTGAACAGCTTGGATCCGAAACCGCTGATATCGGCATCGTAGCAGTGGCATCGCTTTTTCAAGCCTGGAATAATGGTATGGATATTCAGGTTGTCTATCAAATAAATTCAACTAATTTGTTTGATTTCCTAGTTCCGAAGCATTCTAATATAACGGATATTAGTCAGTTAAACGGCAAAGCGGTAGGTGTAACTGATCCTGGTGGCGCTGAAGTACCCATGGTGCGGGCAATCCTTTCAGGTGCAGGATTAGAGGCGGATCAAGATGTGATGATTCGTGCAATAGGAAATGATGCAGAGACCATTTCAGCTGCATTTGAAAACGGGGAAATCGATGCCTTTAGCGGTGGTGCACACGACTTAATTGCATTGAAAGCAACCGATTTCAAATCCAAGTCACTGCTACCAAGAGAATATAAAACTCTACCTTCGACGGCCATTATTGCTAATGGGAAAATCATAAAAGAAAGGCCTGAGCTTATTGAAAGAATCTCTCGTGCTGTTGCACGAGGAGTTGACTACTCCATTAATAATCGACATGTAGCCTACGATATTATGAGCACAGCCTTTCCTGAGGAATACACAGTTGAGCATGTCGGTAAAATGACTCTAGATACATTTATCAATTTATCTACTCCTATTGAATCAGAAAAGGGCTATGGCTATATTTATCACGAATCATGGGAGAAGCTGATTGAGCAATTTAGCATCGGGGAAAACCCGGTTGTCACCAATAATATCGACCTAAATAAATACCTGAACAGCAGTTTTCTAGAAAAAGCCAATCAATTTGAATAA